A region of the Lysobacter sp. K5869 genome:
CACCAACAGCGCGATCGCCGCGGCGATCAGATTCTGCGCGCTGGCGCTGGCCAGCAGCCCCAGCGACAGCACGATCGCGGCGATCGGAATCAGCGGCCCGCCCGGCAGATGCAGCGCGCCTTCGCGGCCGTGATGGCGCTTTTGCAGCACCAGCACCGACACCGCGGTGCCGATGTAGGTGCACAGCCGCGCCACCACCGACAGCAGCGCGAGCTGCTGGAACGAACCGGTCAGCGCCAGCACCAGCGCGATCGCGCCGAGGAACAGCACCGCCCGCGCCGGGGTGTGGAAGCGCGGGTGGATCTGGCCCAGCGCGCGCGGCCCGTAGCCGTCGCGCGACAACGCCAGCAAGTAGCGCGGCCCCATCATCACCGTGTTGCTGTTGGTGCCCAGGATCGAAATCGCCGCGCCGACGGTCAGCACCAGCGCCAGGCCGGTGCCGCTGAAATGCGCGGCGGCTTCGGCCAGCGGACTGCTGGAGGCGGCGATGCCCGGCAGCGTGCCCAGCGCGACCAATTGCACGGTGAAATAGACGATGGTGACGATCACGATCATCGTCAGCAGCGCGAACGGCACGTCGCGGCGCGGGTTGCGGTACTCGCCGGCGGCGGCCGGCAGGTTCTCGAAGCCGGCGTAGGCGAACAGCAGCAACAGCGCGGCTTCGCCGAGGTGATCCATCGGCATCGGCGCATCGCTGTGCAGCAGCGAGGAATCGAAATAGAACGCGCCGATGGCGACGAACAGCACCAGCGGCACCAGCTTGCCGATCGCCAGCGCGACGCCGGCGCGCGCGGCGGTGCGCACGCCCAACACGTTGATCAGCACCAGCAAGCCGAGCGAACCGGCGACGATGAACACCCGCGCCGGCCCACCCTTGGCCGCCGGCCAGAACAGCGCCACCGCTTCGGCCAAGC
Encoded here:
- a CDS encoding amino acid permease translates to MSRWQIVGLSINDVIGSGIYLLPATAAALLGPASLWAVLLAGFAVALLVLCYAQAASYFDQPGGGYLYAREAFGPFAGFEVGWMLLVTRISTAASLSNGLAEAVALFWPAAKGGPARVFIVAGSLGLLVLINVLGVRTAARAGVALAIGKLVPLVLFVAIGAFYFDSSLLHSDAPMPMDHLGEAALLLLFAYAGFENLPAAAGEYRNPRRDVPFALLTMIVIVTIVYFTVQLVALGTLPGIAASSSPLAEAAAHFSGTGLALVLTVGAAISILGTNSNTVMMGPRYLLALSRDGYGPRALGQIHPRFHTPARAVLFLGAIALVLALTGSFQQLALLSVVARLCTYIGTAVSVLVLQKRHHGREGALHLPGGPLIPIAAIVLSLGLLASASAQNLIAAAIALLVGGVIYKLRRKPAADAAA